The Fimbriimonas ginsengisoli Gsoil 348 genome window below encodes:
- a CDS encoding glycosyltransferase — protein MAPRVTILLTCYNHLSYLPAALEGVRAQTFRDFEILAIDDGSTDGTREWLRDQPDIRCVFNETNLGTYETLNVGLRLARGELIAVLNDDDLWEPEKLRRQVELLDAHPEVGLVHTGGYFIDGSGNRTAGNPLGFAFPRFDTGDILLGLVYENKIIASAALARRACFDQLGGFNRDYFGSGDWEMWFRIAERWLVGFVDEPLTMYRVHGANASHKLERIWRDDQKLREWIAERLEEVGDRFPADDLRRAKAFNQAALGTILTLNGEPAAGRAAYLRSIRLDPLRWKSYARWIATFLGPKTFRKML, from the coding sequence ATGGCTCCCCGCGTCACGATCCTGCTGACCTGCTACAACCATCTGAGCTACCTTCCGGCGGCTCTCGAGGGGGTGCGGGCGCAGACGTTTCGAGACTTCGAGATCCTCGCGATCGACGATGGATCGACCGATGGTACGCGGGAGTGGCTCCGGGATCAGCCGGATATCCGGTGCGTCTTCAATGAGACGAACCTGGGAACGTACGAGACGCTGAACGTCGGCCTGCGGCTGGCGCGCGGCGAGCTTATTGCCGTCTTGAACGACGACGACCTTTGGGAGCCGGAGAAGCTGCGTCGTCAGGTGGAGCTCTTGGACGCTCACCCGGAGGTGGGGCTGGTGCACACCGGCGGCTACTTCATCGACGGCTCCGGAAATCGTACCGCCGGGAATCCGCTCGGCTTCGCTTTTCCACGATTCGATACCGGCGACATCCTGCTCGGCCTGGTCTACGAGAATAAAATCATCGCGAGCGCGGCGCTGGCAAGGCGAGCATGCTTCGACCAATTGGGCGGATTCAATCGCGATTACTTCGGCTCCGGCGACTGGGAGATGTGGTTTCGGATCGCCGAGCGATGGCTCGTCGGGTTCGTGGACGAACCGTTGACGATGTACCGGGTCCACGGCGCCAACGCCTCCCATAAACTCGAACGGATATGGCGCGACGACCAGAAGCTGCGCGAATGGATCGCCGAGCGGCTAGAGGAGGTTGGGGACCGATTTCCGGCCGACGACCTTCGGCGCGCGAAGGCGTTCAATCAGGCCGCTCTGGGAACAATTTTGACCTTGAACGGGGAGCCCGCCGCCGGTCGGGCCGCGTACCTTCGCTCGATTCGGCTCGACCCTCTCCGATGGAAGTCCTACGCCCGCTGGATCGCCACGTTCCTCGGCCCCAAGACATTCCGAAAGATGCTGTAA
- a CDS encoding zinc ribbon domain-containing protein, with product MASAELQRLWKLARIDTGLVEIRKRAGVLDVGQKIQAEIQQLETLLAEVGGEAHALHAEQRDLELRQKTIEDKLQKFSKEMYGGKLASSREIENMEREIESLKRQRDREDERLLELFELVPPAQAKAKKIEDRIADAKTRLAARKKQAVLDKTALEQEFARLTAARPEAVKGISPILLAKYEGLRQKSGGIAMVEVNGSSCGGCGTNIAERTLQALREDKLATCEACHRILYFTTGAI from the coding sequence ATGGCCTCGGCCGAGCTACAGCGTCTTTGGAAGTTGGCCCGCATCGATACCGGTTTGGTGGAGATCCGAAAGCGGGCGGGAGTGCTGGATGTCGGACAGAAAATCCAGGCCGAGATTCAGCAGTTGGAGACTTTGCTTGCCGAAGTCGGCGGGGAAGCCCACGCTCTCCACGCCGAACAGCGCGATCTAGAGCTGCGGCAGAAGACCATCGAAGACAAGCTCCAGAAGTTCTCTAAGGAGATGTACGGCGGCAAGCTGGCAAGCTCGCGCGAGATCGAGAACATGGAGCGGGAGATCGAGTCGCTCAAGCGACAGCGTGACCGGGAAGACGAGCGGCTGCTGGAGCTATTCGAGCTGGTCCCCCCCGCCCAAGCCAAGGCGAAGAAGATCGAGGATCGCATCGCGGATGCAAAGACCCGACTTGCCGCCCGAAAGAAACAGGCTGTGTTGGACAAGACCGCGCTCGAACAAGAATTCGCGCGGTTAACCGCCGCCCGGCCGGAAGCGGTGAAGGGGATCTCACCGATCTTGTTGGCCAAATACGAGGGGCTTCGTCAGAAATCGGGCGGTATTGCGATGGTGGAAGTGAACGGATCTTCTTGCGGAGGATGCGGAACAAACATCGCGGAGCGAACGTTGCAGGCCCTGAGAGAGGACAAATTAGCGACATGCGAAGCTTGCCACCGAATTCTGTATTTCACAACAGGGGCGATCTGA
- a CDS encoding cysteine desulfurase family protein yields MHQRIYLDHAATTPLSEAARQAMTPWLNAGNASSLYQEGRQAKEAIDSAREAVSEALGCLFAEVIFTSGGTEAANLAIIGLALGNEDPARNRVLLGAAEHHCVLHTADVLRRLGYSVELVGVDREARLDMADLGRKLGPDVLLASVMHANNELGSINPIAEIADLVHGCGARLYVDAVQTFRRPDAIPLKWSVDDLRADLVSVSAHKVNGPKGTGALYVRAGTKIKALVGGGGQEREVRGGTENVAAIAGFGAAVRQQPASIDPEWCERLLTRLEGLGAVRTVVHGPFLSSHVHVRFPGIDASTLLIALDRVGISASSGAACSSGSIEPSHVLLACGYSHGEAREGIRLTMGAGTELCQLDEAAERIDGVLRRFRG; encoded by the coding sequence TTGCATCAACGCATTTATTTGGATCACGCCGCGACCACGCCGCTCTCGGAAGCGGCGCGGCAGGCGATGACGCCTTGGCTGAACGCAGGGAACGCGAGCTCGCTTTATCAAGAGGGGCGGCAGGCGAAGGAGGCGATCGACTCCGCTCGCGAGGCGGTGAGCGAGGCGCTGGGCTGCCTCTTCGCCGAAGTGATCTTCACTTCCGGCGGCACCGAGGCGGCAAACCTGGCGATCATCGGGCTCGCGCTGGGGAACGAAGATCCGGCACGGAATCGGGTGCTGCTCGGCGCGGCCGAGCACCATTGCGTGCTGCATACCGCCGATGTACTTCGGCGACTCGGATATTCGGTCGAGCTGGTGGGCGTCGACCGTGAGGCGCGGCTGGACATGGCCGATCTGGGGCGAAAACTCGGTCCGGACGTCTTGCTCGCCAGCGTGATGCATGCCAACAACGAGTTGGGATCGATCAACCCGATCGCTGAAATTGCCGACCTGGTCCATGGTTGTGGCGCCCGGCTGTACGTGGACGCGGTGCAGACGTTTCGGCGGCCGGACGCGATTCCGCTCAAGTGGTCGGTGGACGACCTCCGGGCGGATCTGGTCTCAGTGTCCGCCCACAAGGTGAACGGGCCGAAAGGGACGGGCGCGTTGTACGTTCGCGCGGGGACGAAGATCAAGGCCCTTGTGGGGGGCGGTGGTCAAGAGCGCGAGGTTCGGGGCGGGACGGAGAATGTGGCCGCCATCGCCGGATTCGGTGCGGCGGTGCGTCAGCAACCCGCGTCGATCGACCCAGAGTGGTGCGAACGGCTCCTGACCCGGCTGGAGGGCTTAGGCGCGGTTCGCACGGTTGTCCATGGCCCCTTCCTAAGTAGCCATGTCCACGTTCGGTTCCCGGGCATCGACGCGTCGACGCTCTTGATCGCGCTGGACAGAGTCGGAATCAGCGCGAGTAGCGGAGCGGCTTGCAGCAGCGGCTCGATAGAACCGAGCCACGTTTTACTGGCCTGCGGGTACTCGCATGGCGAGGCCCGGGAGGGGATCCGGCTCACCATGGGGGCCGGCACCGAGCTGTGTCAGCTCGACGAGGCCGCTGAAAGGATCGACGGGGTCTTGCGTCGCTTTAGAGGCTAA